A region from the Deinococcus sp. KSM4-11 genome encodes:
- the eno gene encoding phosphopyruvate hydratase: MNIDKVIAREVLDSRGNPTVEAEVHLNSGAMGRAIVPSGASTGTHEALELRDGDKGRYLGKGVQKAVANVNDVLGKAIVGLDASNQSGIDAALMDTDGTPNKGKLGGNAILAVSLATARAAADELGMPLYRYLGGSNAKTLPVPMMNVINGGAHADNSVDFQEFMVMPVGAPTFREALRYGAEVFHTLKKVLSGKGYNTNVGDEGGFAPDLKSNEEALSVLLEAIEKAGYEPGKDIAIALDPAVTELFKDGKYHLESEGRVLSTAEMVDFWADWASRYPIVSIEDGLAEDDWDGWAALTAKIGDKVQLVGDDLFVTNPERLQRGIDSKVGNAILVKVNQIGSLTESMDAIELAKRHHYGTIISHRSGESEDAFIADLAVATNAGQIKTGSASRSDRIAKYNQLLRIEHALGDRAVYPGRKALR, translated from the coding sequence ATGAACATCGACAAAGTGATCGCTCGTGAAGTGCTGGATTCGCGCGGAAATCCGACCGTGGAGGCGGAAGTCCACCTCAACAGCGGCGCGATGGGCCGCGCGATCGTGCCGTCGGGGGCCAGTACCGGCACGCACGAGGCGCTGGAACTCCGTGACGGCGACAAGGGCCGGTACCTGGGTAAGGGCGTGCAGAAGGCCGTGGCGAACGTGAACGACGTGCTCGGCAAGGCCATCGTCGGTCTGGACGCCAGCAACCAGTCGGGAATCGACGCGGCGTTGATGGACACCGACGGTACGCCGAACAAGGGCAAGCTGGGCGGCAACGCGATCCTGGCCGTGAGCCTGGCGACCGCCCGGGCTGCGGCCGACGAGCTGGGCATGCCGCTGTACCGCTACCTGGGCGGCAGCAACGCCAAGACCCTGCCCGTGCCGATGATGAACGTCATCAACGGCGGCGCACACGCCGACAACTCCGTGGACTTCCAGGAATTCATGGTCATGCCGGTCGGCGCGCCCACCTTCCGCGAGGCGCTGCGCTACGGTGCGGAGGTCTTCCACACCCTCAAGAAGGTGCTGTCCGGCAAGGGCTACAACACCAACGTCGGCGACGAGGGCGGGTTCGCGCCGGATCTGAAGAGCAACGAGGAGGCGCTGAGCGTCCTGCTGGAGGCGATCGAGAAGGCCGGCTACGAGCCCGGCAAGGACATCGCCATCGCCCTCGACCCAGCCGTGACCGAGCTGTTCAAAGATGGCAAGTACCACCTGGAAAGCGAGGGCCGGGTGCTGAGCACCGCCGAGATGGTGGACTTCTGGGCGGACTGGGCCAGCCGGTACCCCATCGTGAGCATCGAGGATGGTCTGGCCGAGGACGACTGGGACGGCTGGGCCGCCCTGACCGCCAAGATCGGCGATAAGGTGCAACTCGTTGGCGACGACCTGTTCGTCACGAACCCCGAGCGGCTTCAGCGCGGCATCGACTCCAAGGTCGGGAATGCCATTCTGGTGAAGGTCAACCAGATCGGGTCTCTGACCGAGAGCATGGACGCCATCGAACTCGCCAAGCGCCACCACTACGGCACGATCATCAGCCACCGCAGCGGGGAGTCCGAGGACGCCTTCATCGCGGATCTTGCGGTCGCCACGAATGCCGGACAGATCAAGACCGGCAGTGCCAGCCGCTCCGACCGCATCGCCAAGTACAACCAGCTGCTGCGCATCGAGCACGCGCTGGGCGACCGCGCCGTGTATCCCGGCCGCAAGGCGCTGCGCTGA
- a CDS encoding pentapeptide repeat-containing protein produces the protein MSPQTTDPDTVLAVEQQRTEQEQERTERQREKEKTGRLRAFLDVVPILATMVTVLIALFSALQSQAQYRDTQAANRFQSAVEMLAGTDLTTRVGGIALLGQVAQSSAERREVAVRLLAAYMRVNSPVTQAGRKLAVSEEPAAEEARAVFAALAYREDLTGIDMGRISARNLMFSQTDFRGLIFSRSDLSGSLFEGSNFTNDSFRGATLKSVTFRGANLTGADFQTADVTGSTFHNANLSSADLRTATGLTSAGLAGATTNEKTKLPSGITVPAADTSTVPTPP, from the coding sequence ATGTCGCCTCAGACCACGGATCCGGACACGGTACTGGCCGTCGAACAGCAGCGCACCGAGCAGGAACAGGAACGCACCGAACGCCAGCGCGAGAAGGAGAAGACCGGCCGCCTCAGGGCGTTCTTGGACGTCGTGCCGATCCTGGCAACCATGGTCACGGTGTTGATCGCACTGTTCAGCGCCCTGCAATCCCAGGCGCAGTACCGGGACACGCAGGCCGCCAACCGCTTCCAGAGCGCCGTAGAAATGCTCGCCGGAACAGACCTGACCACCCGCGTGGGCGGGATCGCCCTGCTGGGGCAGGTGGCGCAGAGCAGCGCCGAGCGGCGCGAGGTGGCCGTCCGCCTCCTCGCGGCCTACATGCGGGTGAATAGCCCGGTCACGCAGGCAGGGCGCAAGCTGGCCGTGAGCGAGGAACCGGCGGCCGAGGAGGCCCGCGCCGTGTTTGCCGCGCTGGCGTACCGGGAGGATCTGACGGGCATCGACATGGGCCGCATCAGCGCCCGGAATCTGATGTTCAGCCAGACGGACTTCCGGGGCCTGATCTTCTCGCGCAGCGACCTGAGCGGCAGCCTGTTCGAGGGCTCGAACTTCACGAACGACTCGTTCCGGGGTGCGACCCTGAAAAGCGTGACGTTCCGGGGTGCAAACCTCACGGGGGCGGACTTCCAGACGGCAGACGTGACCGGCTCGACCTTCCACAACGCCAACCTCAGCAGCGCAGATCTGAGGACGGCGACCGGCCTGACCTCCGCGGGACTGGCAGGCGCAACCACCAACGAGAAGACGAAGCTGCCCAGCGGTATCACGGTACCGGCGGCGGACACCAGTACGGTGCCCACGCCGCCCTGA
- the pyk gene encoding pyruvate kinase — MKHFDRATKIVATIGPASRSPEVLGRMLDAGLNVVRMNFSHGNPEDHRQTYTMVRELAAQRGTVIGILQDLQGPKIRVGRFAEGSVTLAPGDKFIITMDDVEGNAERVSSTYKGLAADVHPGMALLLDDGNMALTVEGVRGNEVTTRVVVGGVLKNNKGINVPEADLSVPALSDKDVQDMEFGAELGVDWVALSFVRSRDDLLLARHYLSRFGSRAKLMAKIEKPQAVDRFEDILKEVDGIMVARGDLGVEMRAEQVPTIQKRIIRMCREQGKPVITATQMLESMINLPRPTRAEASDVANAIYDGTDAVMLSAESAAGLYPVESVAMMDRIAREAEASEHYQLMQQQMVIDTELAQDSIAFAACSIGEKLEAPAIVTFTSTGGAATRIAKYRPSMAVLALTPNEVTRNQLALSWGIHPMLSEDPRDTDDMVRIANEELRKSGFADVGDRYVITAGVPFGVRGTTNMLRVERLRENDLTGRR; from the coding sequence ATGAAACACTTTGACCGCGCCACCAAGATTGTCGCCACCATCGGCCCCGCCAGCCGCAGCCCGGAAGTGCTGGGCAGAATGCTGGACGCTGGCCTGAACGTCGTGCGCATGAACTTCAGCCACGGCAACCCCGAAGACCACCGCCAGACCTACACCATGGTGCGTGAACTCGCCGCGCAGCGTGGCACCGTGATCGGCATCCTGCAGGATCTCCAGGGCCCCAAGATCCGCGTGGGCCGCTTTGCGGAGGGCAGCGTGACCCTCGCGCCCGGCGACAAGTTCATCATCACCATGGACGACGTTGAGGGCAATGCCGAGCGTGTCAGCTCCACCTACAAGGGACTGGCGGCCGACGTCCATCCGGGCATGGCACTGCTGCTCGACGACGGCAACATGGCCCTGACCGTCGAGGGCGTGCGCGGCAACGAGGTCACCACCCGCGTGGTCGTCGGCGGGGTGCTGAAGAACAACAAGGGCATCAACGTGCCCGAGGCCGACCTGAGCGTGCCCGCGCTGTCCGACAAGGACGTGCAGGACATGGAGTTCGGCGCGGAACTGGGCGTGGACTGGGTGGCGCTGAGCTTCGTGCGCTCACGCGATGACCTGCTCCTGGCCCGGCATTACCTGTCGCGCTTCGGCAGCCGCGCCAAGCTGATGGCCAAGATCGAGAAACCGCAGGCTGTAGACCGCTTCGAGGACATCCTCAAGGAAGTGGACGGCATCATGGTGGCGCGCGGTGACCTGGGCGTCGAGATGCGCGCCGAGCAGGTGCCGACCATCCAGAAGCGCATCATCCGCATGTGCCGCGAGCAGGGCAAACCCGTGATCACGGCCACGCAGATGCTAGAGAGCATGATCAATCTGCCGCGCCCCACCCGCGCGGAGGCCTCCGACGTGGCGAACGCCATCTACGACGGCACGGACGCCGTGATGCTGTCGGCCGAGTCGGCGGCGGGCCTGTACCCGGTCGAGTCGGTCGCCATGATGGATCGGATCGCCCGCGAGGCCGAGGCCAGCGAGCACTACCAGCTGATGCAGCAACAGATGGTGATCGACACGGAACTCGCGCAGGACTCGATTGCCTTCGCAGCCTGCTCGATCGGCGAGAAGCTGGAAGCGCCGGCCATCGTGACCTTCACCAGCACCGGCGGCGCGGCCACCCGCATTGCCAAGTACCGGCCCTCGATGGCTGTGCTGGCCCTGACGCCCAACGAGGTCACCCGCAACCAGCTGGCGCTGTCCTGGGGGATCCACCCCATGCTCAGCGAGGATCCGCGCGACACGGACGATATGGTGCGCATTGCCAACGAGGAACTGCGGAAGTCCGGCTTTGCAGATGTGGGCGACCGCTACGTGATCACGGCAGGTGTGCCCTTCGGCGTGCGCGGTACCACGAACATGTTGCGCGTGGAGCGGCTGCGCGAAAATGATCTGACCGGTCGTCGCTGA
- a CDS encoding response regulator transcription factor — MSDPAAGGGPQVLCVEDNPGMAELLREYLDAHGLRVTGVRDGHRGLHAALHHKPDLVLLDVMLPGLGGLEVLRRLRLESDVPVLMLTARDGEADKVLALELGADDYLTKPFSMAELLARVRALLRRANPGTPRGPLRGGDLTLDPHTRDVTVHGEAVKLTRVEFELLHVLMLNPRRVFTRSELLGQVQEDAGGSERTIDVHVRNLRAKLERDPTSPQLIETVYGVGYRLGHPP, encoded by the coding sequence ATGAGCGATCCCGCTGCCGGGGGCGGCCCGCAGGTGCTGTGCGTGGAGGACAATCCGGGCATGGCGGAGTTGCTGCGCGAGTACCTGGACGCGCACGGCCTGCGCGTCACGGGCGTCCGAGACGGACACAGGGGCCTGCATGCCGCGCTGCACCACAAACCCGACCTGGTGCTGCTGGACGTCATGCTGCCCGGTCTGGGCGGCCTGGAGGTGCTCCGGCGGCTGCGGCTGGAGTCCGACGTGCCGGTGCTGATGCTGACCGCCCGCGACGGCGAGGCCGACAAGGTGCTGGCCCTGGAACTCGGCGCGGACGATTACCTGACCAAGCCCTTCTCGATGGCGGAACTGCTCGCGCGCGTGCGCGCCCTGCTGCGGCGCGCGAACCCAGGGACGCCTCGCGGGCCGCTGCGCGGCGGTGACCTGACCCTCGATCCGCACACGCGGGACGTGACGGTGCACGGTGAGGCGGTGAAGCTCACGCGGGTGGAATTCGAGCTGCTGCACGTGCTGATGCTCAATCCGCGCCGGGTGTTCACGCGCTCCGAGCTGCTGGGGCAGGTGCAGGAGGACGCCGGCGGCAGTGAACGCACCATCGACGTACACGTACGGAACCTGCGCGCGAAACTGGAACGCGATCCGACCAGTCCGCAGCTGATCGAGACGGTGTACGGCGTTGGCTACCGCCTCGGTCACCCACCATGA
- the dnaA gene encoding chromosomal replication initiator protein DnaA — translation MLGYVRRNISEVEYHTWFAPVKNLGVQEGSLVLGVRNSFAQEWFRKHYLELLEDALRSLGAEHPQVSFQVLPAQQEAMLLPSDPPPPPPGRMQSERSQAAPPVDNRKSLNPKYTFENFVVGPNNNLAHAAALAVAESPGKAYNPLFIYGDVGLGKTHLMHAVGHYMAERFPEKRIEYVSTESFTNDLINAIRDDKMTQFRNRYRSVDLLLVDDIQFLAGKERTQEEFFHTFNALYENHKQIILSSDRPPKDIQTLESRLRSRFEWGLITDIQSPEFETRVAILKMNAEHNRIDIPQDVLELIARQVTANIRELEGALMRVVAFASLNNVPFSRAVAAKALSNVFAPQEVKVEMIDVLRQVASHYNMPPDVIRGSGRVREVVVPRQVAQYLIRELTDHSLPEIGQFFGRDHSTVMHAISKVTEMLGKDVEMTTSVNILRRKMQGLEDEGLDA, via the coding sequence GTGCTGGGGTACGTCCGCAGGAACATTTCAGAAGTCGAATACCACACCTGGTTCGCACCGGTGAAGAACCTGGGAGTGCAGGAAGGCTCGCTGGTGCTGGGCGTGCGGAATTCCTTCGCACAGGAGTGGTTCCGCAAGCACTACCTCGAACTGCTGGAGGACGCCCTGCGGAGCCTCGGAGCTGAGCATCCGCAGGTAAGTTTTCAGGTGCTGCCCGCACAGCAGGAAGCCATGCTGCTGCCCAGCGATCCGCCACCGCCACCACCTGGCCGGATGCAGTCAGAACGGTCGCAGGCGGCGCCCCCGGTGGACAACCGCAAGAGCCTGAACCCGAAGTACACCTTCGAGAACTTTGTGGTCGGCCCCAACAACAACCTCGCGCACGCGGCGGCCCTGGCGGTCGCGGAGTCGCCTGGCAAGGCGTACAACCCGCTGTTCATCTACGGGGACGTGGGCCTGGGCAAGACCCACCTGATGCACGCGGTCGGGCACTACATGGCCGAGCGCTTCCCAGAGAAACGCATCGAGTACGTCTCGACCGAGTCGTTTACCAACGACCTGATCAACGCGATCCGCGACGACAAGATGACGCAGTTTCGCAACCGTTACCGCTCGGTGGATCTGCTGCTGGTCGACGATATCCAGTTCCTGGCGGGCAAGGAGCGCACGCAGGAAGAGTTCTTCCACACTTTCAATGCGCTCTACGAGAACCACAAACAGATCATCCTGAGTTCTGACCGGCCGCCGAAGGACATCCAGACCCTGGAATCCCGCCTCAGAAGCCGCTTTGAGTGGGGCCTGATCACGGATATCCAGTCGCCGGAATTCGAGACGCGCGTGGCCATCCTGAAGATGAACGCCGAGCACAACCGTATCGACATTCCGCAGGATGTGCTGGAGCTGATCGCGCGGCAGGTCACGGCGAACATCCGTGAGCTGGAGGGCGCGCTGATGCGCGTGGTGGCCTTTGCCAGCCTGAACAACGTTCCGTTCTCTCGCGCTGTGGCCGCCAAGGCTCTCTCGAACGTCTTCGCACCACAGGAAGTGAAGGTCGAGATGATCGATGTGCTGCGTCAGGTCGCCTCGCACTACAACATGCCGCCGGATGTGATTCGGGGAAGCGGCCGGGTGCGCGAGGTCGTGGTGCCCAGGCAGGTCGCGCAGTACCTGATCCGCGAGCTGACCGACCATTCTCTGCCGGAGATCGGACAGTTTTTTGGTCGGGATCACTCGACCGTCATGCACGCCATCAGCAAGGTCACGGAGATGCTGGGCAAGGATGTCGAGATGACCACGTCCGTGAATATCCTCCGGCGCAAGATGCAGGGCCTCGAAGATGAGGGTCTGGACGCATAA
- a CDS encoding NAD-dependent epimerase/dehydratase family protein, giving the protein MNILILGGTQFVGRHIVEAFLAAGHTVSILTRGQSRDDLPATVERLRGDRAQATGLEALASRSWDACVDVSGYLPQAVRASAERLRDHVDRYVFISTASVYAHPERHPVREDDPLSPAAAEDVTEVTGETYGPLKVTCEQIVQKVFGDRATILRPQIVAGPYDHTARYPYWVDRAARGGTVLAPGDGSDHVQVIDARDLARFTVKVVEEGIGGIFNLAGPRLSWAAFVAVLGVTSPVWVRTHDLKTHNLGFSELPLFIPEHDAQGGLMDVDNARAVAAGLTLTDPAATARDTRAWSADAGLSYALTPEREAEALASVRRE; this is encoded by the coding sequence ATGAACATCCTGATCCTGGGAGGCACCCAGTTCGTGGGCCGGCACATCGTGGAAGCGTTCCTGGCGGCTGGGCACACGGTCAGCATCCTGACGCGCGGCCAGTCGAGGGACGACCTGCCCGCCACCGTGGAGCGGCTGCGTGGCGACCGCGCTCAGGCGACTGGCCTGGAAGCCCTCGCCAGCCGCTCGTGGGACGCCTGCGTGGACGTGAGCGGGTACCTTCCACAGGCCGTACGGGCCAGCGCCGAACGGCTCCGGGATCACGTCGACCGGTACGTCTTCATCAGCACCGCCAGCGTGTATGCCCACCCCGAACGCCATCCGGTGCGCGAGGACGATCCGCTGTCACCTGCCGCCGCCGAGGACGTCACGGAGGTCACGGGCGAGACCTACGGGCCGCTGAAGGTCACCTGCGAGCAGATCGTGCAAAAAGTGTTCGGGGATCGGGCGACCATCCTGCGCCCGCAGATCGTGGCGGGGCCCTACGACCACACGGCCCGTTACCCGTACTGGGTCGACCGGGCCGCGCGTGGAGGCACCGTGCTGGCCCCTGGTGACGGGTCGGATCACGTGCAGGTCATCGATGCTCGCGATCTGGCGCGCTTCACGGTGAAGGTCGTGGAGGAGGGCATCGGCGGGATCTTCAACCTGGCCGGGCCGCGCCTGAGCTGGGCGGCGTTCGTGGCCGTGCTGGGTGTGACGTCTCCTGTATGGGTCAGGACACACGATCTGAAGACACACAATCTCGGCTTTTCCGAGCTGCCGCTGTTCATCCCGGAGCACGACGCGCAGGGTGGCCTGATGGATGTGGACAATGCCCGGGCCGTGGCCGCCGGTCTGACCCTGACCGATCCGGCGGCGACCGCCCGCGATACGCGCGCCTGGAGTGCAGATGCCGGCCTCTCTTACGCCCTGACGCCGGAGCGCGAGGCCGAGGCGTTGGCCTCTGTCCGAAGAGAGTAG
- the dnaN gene encoding DNA polymerase III subunit beta → MKANVTKKTLSEGLGLLERVIPSRSSNPLLTSLKVEASEAGLTVSGTNLEIDLSCFVPAEVQAPQNFVVPAHLFSQIVRNLGGELVELEITGNELAVRSGGSDFKLQTGDIDAYPPLTFPEHADVSLDAEELAKAFSSVRYAASNEAFQAVFRGIKLEHRPEGARVVASDGYRVAIRDFPANGDGRSLIIPARSVDELIRVLKDGEARFTYGDGLLSVTTDRVRMNLKLLDGDFPDYERVIPKDIKLQVTLPATALKEAVNRVAVLADKNANNRVEFLVSEGKLRLAAEGDYGRAQDTLDVTQGGLEPAMSLAFNARHVLDALGPIEGEAELLFSGSTSPAIFRASGGGGYMAVMVTLRV, encoded by the coding sequence ATGAAAGCGAACGTCACCAAGAAAACCCTGAGCGAAGGACTCGGTCTGCTGGAACGCGTGATCCCCAGCCGCAGTTCCAACCCCCTGCTCACGTCCCTGAAGGTCGAGGCGAGCGAGGCCGGACTGACCGTCAGCGGCACAAACCTGGAAATCGACCTGTCGTGCTTCGTGCCCGCCGAGGTGCAGGCGCCGCAGAACTTCGTCGTGCCCGCCCACCTGTTCTCGCAGATCGTGCGCAACCTGGGCGGCGAACTCGTCGAACTGGAAATCACCGGCAACGAACTGGCCGTGCGCTCCGGTGGCTCGGACTTCAAGCTCCAGACGGGCGACATTGACGCCTACCCACCCCTGACCTTCCCCGAGCATGCGGACGTAAGCCTGGACGCCGAGGAACTCGCGAAAGCGTTCTCCAGCGTGCGCTACGCCGCCAGCAACGAGGCGTTCCAGGCGGTGTTCCGAGGCATCAAGCTCGAACACCGGCCGGAAGGAGCACGGGTCGTGGCTTCGGACGGTTACCGGGTCGCCATCCGGGATTTCCCGGCCAACGGAGATGGCCGCAGCCTGATCATTCCAGCGCGCTCGGTCGATGAGTTGATCCGGGTGCTCAAGGATGGCGAGGCGCGCTTCACCTACGGCGATGGCCTGCTCAGCGTCACGACGGACCGTGTGCGCATGAATCTCAAACTCCTTGATGGGGATTTCCCCGATTACGAGCGCGTGATCCCCAAGGACATTAAGCTCCAGGTCACGCTGCCGGCCACCGCCCTGAAGGAGGCTGTGAACCGCGTGGCCGTGCTGGCCGACAAGAACGCGAACAACCGGGTCGAGTTCCTGGTGTCTGAGGGCAAGCTGCGTCTGGCGGCCGAGGGCGATTACGGGCGCGCGCAGGACACGCTGGACGTCACGCAGGGCGGCCTGGAACCGGCCATGAGCCTCGCTTTCAATGCCCGACACGTGCTGGATGCTCTGGGGCCGATCGAAGGGGAAGCCGAGCTCCTCTTCTCGGGCTCCACGAGCCCCGCCATCTTCCGCGCCAGTGGCGGGGGTGGCTACATGGCTGTGATGGTCACGCTGCGCGTCTGA
- the tyrS gene encoding tyrosine--tRNA ligase produces the protein MTPVSNDIRRNLPIDEQIEILKRGVVDLVSEDDLRRKLSKGQPLRVKLGADPTRPDLHLGHAVILRKMRQFQDLGHKVIMLIGDFTAMIGDPSGKSKTRPPLTLEQTRANAQSYLEQCRLVLREEPEVLEVRFNGEWLEPMGYADVIRLASRYTVARIMERDDFRKRFEGGVPIAVHELLYPLTQGYDSVALEADVELGGTDQLFNNLVGRALQRDYGQESQVVMTLPLLVGLDGTEKMSKSLDNYIGLTDAPHAMFAGLMKVPDPLLDNYFTLLTDLPRARIEELLAGHPVAAHRELAREVVAWFHPDADLDAAEERFRSVAKGGIPENIPTAIVPAAELGEGGQISMAKLVVLAGLEPSNGAARKLIQNRGLKLGGEVYTDAQGTLTRDDLSREGGVVLQKGKDKFARLTLGA, from the coding sequence ATGACCCCAGTGAGCAACGATATTCGACGGAACCTGCCCATCGACGAGCAGATTGAGATCCTGAAACGCGGGGTGGTCGATCTCGTCAGCGAGGACGACCTGCGCCGCAAACTGTCCAAAGGCCAGCCCCTGCGCGTGAAGCTGGGCGCCGACCCCACCCGCCCAGACCTCCACTTGGGCCACGCGGTGATCCTGCGCAAGATGCGGCAGTTCCAGGATCTGGGCCACAAGGTCATCATGCTGATCGGTGATTTCACCGCCATGATCGGCGACCCCAGCGGAAAGTCCAAGACCCGCCCGCCCCTGACGCTGGAGCAGACGCGCGCGAACGCGCAGAGCTACCTGGAGCAGTGCCGGCTGGTCCTGCGCGAGGAGCCCGAGGTGCTGGAGGTGCGCTTCAACGGCGAGTGGCTGGAACCGATGGGCTACGCCGACGTGATCCGCCTCGCCAGCCGCTACACGGTCGCCCGGATCATGGAACGCGACGATTTCAGGAAGCGCTTCGAGGGCGGCGTGCCCATCGCCGTGCACGAACTGCTCTACCCGCTCACGCAGGGCTACGACTCGGTGGCGCTGGAAGCGGATGTGGAACTGGGCGGCACCGATCAGCTGTTCAACAATCTGGTCGGCCGCGCCCTGCAACGCGACTACGGGCAGGAATCGCAGGTGGTCATGACCCTGCCGCTACTGGTCGGCCTGGACGGCACCGAGAAGATGTCCAAGAGTCTGGACAACTACATCGGCCTGACCGACGCGCCGCACGCGATGTTCGCGGGCCTGATGAAGGTACCGGATCCGCTGCTGGACAACTACTTCACGCTGCTGACCGACCTGCCGCGCGCCCGCATCGAGGAACTGCTGGCAGGGCATCCGGTCGCTGCGCACCGCGAGCTGGCCCGCGAGGTCGTGGCGTGGTTCCACCCGGACGCCGATCTGGATGCCGCCGAGGAACGCTTCCGCTCGGTGGCGAAGGGCGGCATCCCGGAGAACATTCCCACCGCCATCGTGCCTGCGGCGGAACTGGGCGAGGGGGGGCAGATCAGCATGGCAAAGCTGGTCGTACTGGCCGGGCTGGAGCCCAGCAACGGCGCAGCCCGCAAGCTGATCCAGAACCGGGGCCTGAAGCTGGGCGGCGAGGTCTACACGGACGCCCAGGGCACCCTGACGCGGGATGACCTGAGCCGTGAGGGCGGCGTGGTTCTTCAGAAGGGCAAGGACAAATTCGCGCGGCTGACCCTGGGGGCCTGA
- a CDS encoding HAMP domain-containing sensor histidine kinase, whose amino-acid sequence MSGRVMPGSPTGLPRPLRRPLTLRTRLVLAFALVSVPALLLLAALTYAYARSAYLNLKEDQVVDEVMNNVQSHYRLTGRLAGLHPQETPLGPPGAAATAGPPPPYLVLDTQRRVLVGVPGYPAGAVLSGTVLPIQVDTRTIAYLYATGTPPTLDAQSRALLARSGWLLLLLVVAVALLAVLSGMILARAFLAPLRTLQGGVHRLTLGQAPRLNGPLPEGEWGELFGAFNTMTAELERRRIADRQFGADIAHELGTPLAVLRGTVEAMQDGTLPVSAERLGRLQTQLSHLLHLSGDLRLLWLADAGDLTLQRREVHVPTLLADVQEAFRSVAAEHGISLDVVEGGPQAAVLDPVRITQILHNLVQNALNHTPAGGQVTLTADQPTPGTLRLTVRDTGRGMAPEQLPRVFDRLYRADDSRAAPGSGLGLSIARSLTEAHGGTLTLSSAPGLGTEAVLTLPLTPTGGPT is encoded by the coding sequence ATGAGCGGCCGGGTCATGCCGGGGTCGCCCACGGGCCTTCCCCGCCCGCTCCGTCGGCCCCTGACCCTGCGCACGCGGCTGGTGCTGGCCTTCGCGCTGGTGAGCGTACCGGCGCTGCTGCTGCTGGCCGCCCTGACGTACGCCTACGCCCGCAGCGCCTACCTGAACCTGAAAGAGGATCAGGTGGTCGACGAGGTCATGAACAACGTGCAGAGCCACTACCGGCTGACCGGCCGCCTGGCGGGCCTGCACCCGCAGGAGACGCCGCTCGGCCCACCGGGAGCGGCTGCCACAGCCGGGCCCCCGCCACCGTACTTGGTGCTGGACACGCAGCGGCGCGTGCTGGTCGGCGTGCCCGGCTATCCCGCCGGGGCCGTCCTGAGCGGAACCGTGCTTCCCATCCAGGTCGATACACGAACCATCGCCTACCTGTACGCCACCGGCACACCCCCCACCCTGGACGCGCAGAGCCGCGCCCTGCTGGCCCGCAGCGGCTGGCTGCTGCTGCTGCTCGTGGTCGCGGTGGCCCTGCTGGCGGTGCTGAGCGGGATGATCCTGGCCCGGGCCTTCCTGGCTCCCCTGCGTACCCTCCAGGGCGGCGTTCACCGCCTGACGCTCGGGCAGGCCCCCCGCCTGAACGGCCCACTGCCGGAGGGCGAGTGGGGTGAACTGTTCGGCGCGTTCAACACCATGACGGCCGAACTGGAGCGCCGCCGCATCGCCGACAGGCAGTTCGGGGCGGACATCGCGCACGAGCTGGGCACGCCCCTGGCGGTGTTGCGCGGTACGGTGGAGGCCATGCAGGACGGCACGCTGCCGGTCTCTGCAGAGCGCCTGGGACGACTCCAGACCCAGCTCTCGCACCTGCTGCACCTGAGCGGCGACCTCCGGCTGCTGTGGCTCGCCGATGCCGGCGACCTGACCCTGCAACGCAGGGAGGTGCACGTCCCCACCCTGCTGGCCGACGTGCAGGAGGCCTTCCGCAGCGTGGCGGCCGAGCACGGCATTTCCCTGGACGTGGTCGAGGGCGGCCCCCAGGCGGCCGTCCTCGACCCGGTACGGATCACACAGATCCTGCACAACCTCGTGCAGAACGCGCTGAACCACACGCCCGCAGGCGGGCAGGTGACCTTAACCGCCGACCAACCCACGCCGGGCACACTGCGCCTCACGGTGCGGGATACCGGGCGCGGCATGGCGCCGGAGCAACTGCCACGCGTGTTCGACCGCCTGTACCGCGCCGACGACTCCCGCGCTGCGCCTGGGAGCGGCCTGGGCCTGAGTATCGCTCGCAGCCTGACCGAGGCGCACGGCGGCACCCTGACCCTGAGCAGCGCGCCCGGATTGGGCACCGAAGCCGTCCTCACCCTGCCCCTCACCCCAACCGGAGGCCCCACATGA